The Engraulis encrasicolus isolate BLACKSEA-1 chromosome 11, IST_EnEncr_1.0, whole genome shotgun sequence nucleotide sequence GGTGCGGACTTTCTCCTCCAGCGTGTTGATGCCCTCGCCGCTCACCCTATGCCCGAGGAACTCCACTTCCCTGCGCATAAAGTGGCACTTCTCTGGGTGCAGCTTCAGCCCCGCCCCAGCTATCCTGCCCAATACCAGCCTGAGGGAGTCTAGTGCTGCTTGGAAAGTTCTCCCATGAGAGAGCACATCGTCCAAGTACACCAAGCATTCTTGGCGGGGGACACCGGCCAACACACTGTCCATAAGCCTCTCAAATGTCCCTGGCGCATTGCACAGTCCAAAAGGCAGCACTTTGTACTGCCAGTGCCCCCTGCGCGTGCTAAAGGCAGTCTTGGGTCTCGACTCTGGAGAGAGGGGGACCTGCCAGTACCCACTCCGCAAGTCGAGTGACGAAAACCACGAAGACCCAGTAACCAGGTCCAGTGTCTCGTCAATGCGTGGAATGGGGTAGCAGTCTTTCCTTGTCGCATTGTTCAGCACTCTAAAGTCCATGCAGAACCTCCACCGTGGGCTGTTTTTCTTTCGTACCATTACAATTGGTGACGACCAGGGGCTGTTGGAGGGTTCAATGACGCCTGCCTGCAACATCGCTTGAACCTCCTGGTCCGCAGCCTCCTGTTTCACCCAGGGTAGGCGGCGAGAGCGCACTCTGATCGGCCTCGCCCCGCCAGTGTCTATGTGGTGTTCTACTAGGTGAGTGAGCCCCACCTCATCCTCACTGAGGGCGAAAATGTCCTTGTACTCCCACAGCACTTGCCACAACTGCATCCTCTGCTGGTCATCCAGACCATCACAGTTCTTCTCCCAGATGCCTCTGACCGCCCCAGCCCGATCTTCCATGTCCATGGGCCGTTGCGGTGGGGTCACGACTCCCTGACCCCCTGGTGACTCTATCTGGCCAGACTGTAACCCTACTTCCGGGTCTGCAGTCAAACTGTAGGTGGGTACAACCTGCGTCACCTGCTGTGAGGGCGACATAAGCTGCACATGTTGACCCCCGGGTAGGACTAACACTCCCGCCCCCAGGTCCAACGCACACCCTGTGAGTCTCAGGAAATCAAGGCCAAGGATGCAGGGATCACGCACATCTGCCACCCATGCCGGAAAAGTCACTGCTACCCCCCCCACTGTGAAGACAAAAGTTCCCCTACCTTTCATGGCGGCGGtctgcccggtaactgtttgtagtTTCACAGAGGTCGGTTCTAAGACGGTCCCAGCTGGAACAACGTCAGGCCTGATTAGTGTAGCAGTGGACCCAGTGTCCACCAGAGCTGAACAAGACACATTTCCCACCAACACTGGAACATGACACAAGTTACCCACTTCAGTCCATCCTACTGTTATGACAGGGTCAGTGGGTGTGACCGTGTCCATGCACTCCCCCTcctctgatgaaaattgcagtcCCCTGGGAGTGGCTGACGGGGTCCGGGGTGTCGGGGCTACCCGGACCCAGTCCCGTTTCCCTGAAGTCCCCTCGCTGCCGGGCAGTGACGAAGCAGGTGTCCAGCGTCGCCACAGCCCCAGCACCGCCTGGGGTTGCGGTCCGGTCTCCTAGGAGTGCCCAGTGTGGTCGCGCGCACAAGCTCAGTGAGCTCTGCTGCCCATGCCGGTGTGGAGGTCTCCGCAGCTGCTGCTCTGACTGCAGGGCCCGCATGCTCCTGGCCAGCAGTGTTGATGTGTGCACGTACCGCCTCCCTCTCCGATGCTCTCTCCAACGCTTCCAGGAGGGTGCTAGGGTGAGTGAGTTGCACCTCCACTCGCAGCTCCGCTGGGGACAGAGCCTGGACGAAACGGTCGCGTGCCAGCTCGCTCTGTACAGTTGGAGGCATGCTGCCATAGGCTCTGCGCGTCAGGCTCTCTATTTCGTTGGCCAGCTGACGGAGGGGCTCACCAGGCCGTCGGTGCCTGTTGTTCAGCTCTGCTCTCAGGAGATCCACTCCCCCGAAGCGCCCGAATCTTCTCTGAAGTGCCCCAACCAACGCCTTGTAGTCCCCTCTATCTTTGGGATCCAGCAGCATAAGGCAGTCTACAGCGTCATCAGTCAAACACATTGCCAGTTCTAGGGCTTTGATGTCATTGGGCCACTTATGTGCTGTAGCCAACAGTTCAAACTGGGCACTAAAGGCCTCCCAGCTCACCTTTCCGTTAAATTTCGGTGTTTTTACGGCTCTCGCGGCTCCAGTATCCGCGGCGGCACGGGCGGcgccatgtttgtttacattctCACTCTGATCCGTGGCTGCGTCGCTGGCTCCCATGGCAACCGTACCTCTAGCGTTGGTGGCTTCAGCCTTGACTTGCGGTGGTCGCCCGAAGCCTGCTTCACCGGCCATCCTCTCCACTACCTCCCGAAGCCGCATCACTTCCGCGCCCAACTGCCTCTGCTCCCTCCAGTGACCGAAAGTAAGCCTTTCAtctccgtcctcctctcctcccttcatgcCCGTGCCGGTAAACATCTCCTTACCGAGCCGAAACACCGAACGCCTATGCTAACTGACAGCTAgctaacaacaaaaacaaaacgacaAGGTCTTCCCAGAGTCAGGCAGAGCCAGTTCCACTTTCGTCGTAACCTACCGAGTGTTTTATTCTGACACCAGTGTAATAGACCGGAGCGGTAGTCTCTTTAAGGCGTTTATTGTCAAACAGAGCTGCTGTTACAGCCACAACTCACGCATTCATCCCAGTCCAACTCTCCAACTTAACGGGCAAATCATTCTACAACTCTTAGACATTCCGTACACATTCCATAGAACACCTAGACACGCGCCCCTGTTTCCCTAGTGCTCAAGGCACCAACACAATAATAGCACAAACAATAACAGTAACAGAACATTAACAGAACACAATTAACACGGGTTATCACAatacttcagagcaagtgtatagtcaaaatgagttcgtttctaacaataaaaatcaggcataagttgtggctacttcaagcttctgagtcagctaaaagataagctgatgttgctaacgaacttctagctagctcttctctctggtatttgtgttttactttggctcaagtacattaactggatatcttcagagcataattatactctgggagttcgtttctaacaaaaaaaagactttagctagctaatgttgctagcggacaagagattcattattcagtttggctagctctaatgttgctagcggacatttagctagctcttaactttggcgccaacaggcttacaacactaacttggcatgttgtaagactttagctagctaatgttgctagcggacaagagattcattattcagtttggctagctctaatgttgctagcggacatttagctagctcttaactttggcgccaacaggcttacaacactaacttggcatgttgtaacttcagaacaaaattatattcaaaatgtgttcgtttctaacaagaaatcaatattcagttatgaatacatcgggctatttcaaacatccctcaacaaagtcaacatgatttaaccgttagactatagctaattgttgctagcgaaccacctcaccatgcagcgctagctctttcaggtgaagaggccggcgcagacaatctctggccggcggggaagcactcccatcggccctcctccagaaaccactgatagctatgttgctagcggacatttagctaggtcttgactctgacatgggtgttttggcaccactggacaagttttatagctctttcggagcaaatctatattgtaaatttcgtagagtttgtttctaacaaaacacaaactttccaacaaagttgtgaaaacaacctagggctaagttagcatagttataatagtggcctgttagcggaggtatggtctgaagacaaattcattgcaaattaccatcctgaacaagaaactgtttcgttattcactgtatatttggcattgtcttgaaattattaacgaaacattgaaaataaacgaacttacctcacaaagtgtttgaatttcaccaatatctcaaacggctttcctgcagcaccaagatggcggctttgtcagaaaattgagaagcagagttacgtacttgacgttgagcgtcagacctgcgtcagttaccaatctcttagtaaacatttgcttaaccaatgatattagtcatttttcaaccaatctgttattaaagttaacctttgttaaatcaaccaatttgttcttaaccaatgatattagttgttagataaccaatttgtttgtttaatagttaccaatgtcacagttaatttgaccaatattgcctcaaccaacgagattagtcatttttttaaccaatctcttttaagggtgtaCCTGTgcaacctaatggaactgtgaaccactagatcgacttgtatggacccacacaccacggccaaagcgttcaaaagggttttaatgcacgctatgagctttaaaacaggtcaaatacctgcccgacgggccagggtttaaccgaaaacagcgcaattgaacaactttgcgcagcacgcatgaaactttctcgcggtttcccctttcatccttttccctgggtccacccaagatgggatatgaatccaaactggccggaattgccctttaatataaaattaatatttatgcaatcatgccaaatgcttcatacattagtcaaaatgttgttggttaatttatatatatattatattccaggtttcattaatgttacagtcacaccgcaggatatttgacataaccTTCACATAGGCcctaaatcttaacaaaaatgtttcttctcatctaagactaatatgaaacataaggtatcacatcttctttcattgacatttattttttaaaggaaaaatgacagttttgtaggtttttaaccaatgttacgaaaaaacaaggcgtcacgtctcccaccctaatatattttttgcattaGGTGAAAATGTGGTGGGGATCTATCAACAATATATTTTTGAATTACCGGTAGGTGAAAAAGTGGTGAGGATAAGATAGGTTTATCTCACTactggtatggacatgtcccttcaatccacacctaaaattacacccatgcatGTGGAACAGTACTTTGGGTAAATTTCTGCACCTTACTGTATGCATTGAAGCTGTAATTTCGCTGCATGTGTCTGCCCATGCTTTATCAAGTCCCCTCCAACAGGCGGCGCCAGATAGCTGTGGTGGTGAAGTGGGCGAAATGGGCTCGCTGCCTCTTTCCGACCGTCCCTGAACACACCAGACTAGTTTGTACAGACATGTTGACCACCCAGGAATTAGATTTAGTTTGCTAACCAAGTTTGGGCTCTACtggagcacgtgtgtgtgtgtgtgtgtgtatgtgaatctcTGTGGCTGCATGCGGCTTGGTGGTTAACGTTAGGTTCGTATTCTCGGAGACACTGCAGCTTCTTGTTCTAATGCAAATCCATTTCTGTCTTTGACACTCCTCGTTCTCTGCAgtgagtgtgttgttgtgtgtggccGGGTGCGAGCCTTGCTGTCTTCAGAGCGATCATGGCTACAGTGACTGTTCCTGCAAACACCAGTGTGTTTCTGTTGGATATAGAAGGCACCACCACACCCATCACATTCGTTAAGGTAAAGTCACTTTGTTCTTCTTGCATGCAATCAAAGAGCTAGAAGGTTAGCACAACCCAGCTAACACCACTAGCTATTGTACAGTTTATCAGCTAGCTTTGCTttaggtgtgtatgtatgtgtgcgtgtgtgttcatgctgttGTCTCTTGTCACACAGGACATATTGTTCCCATACATCAGAGAGCATCTAGAGGAATACTTGTCAGATCACTGGGAGGAGGATGAATGCAAACAGGACGTGCATCTGCTAAAGAAACAGGTAACTGTCCATGCAACGCTTTGTTGGGCACTATATCAACGCCAGTTAGCTCCAATAGGCTACTGCTAGCACTATGTGGAGGCACATGGCCCGACACCATTCATCACAAGTATTAATGCCATAGGCGCTCCAGTGAAAAGCAGCATACGAGATGGTCATTTCgtgtctgcatctgcatctgcatgttTAGAGCCTACTTTAGTTCTGAATGCCAAGGCTGTATAGATCTAACTACTGTGCCTAGTCACTTTGGTCCCCGTGAATCAGTTTGACACCGACCAGGAGTGACAGCTCCGTGTAATGATCATTGATTGTTGTTGTTGAGCAGTGACCATGGGTTATTGCGCCATCACATATCTGACAACATTACCACACGCAGATAATTCAGGCTATCACTGATGTATCATAGTTATTATTATTCTAATGCAAATATAGGTAGAAGGAAGGACAGTTGTTTGACCATGCAATCGGGAATGCACAATCACATCATAGATTACACTGTGTGCTGCATTAAAGCCTGGTTCTCGACCTTTTTTGGCACGGGACCCCATTTGACATTACAAATTTATGGGGATCCCATACGCGTTTTCCccatgaacaaaacaaaaacagtacTTGTAGGTTAGGCTATTAAACCCACAGATATTTCTGAAAGGGCGTGATTGGCGTTCGAACCAGAATATTAATATTCTGGTTGAAACGCCACATACAAGTAtggttattattaatatttatcagtattttCACAcccagacatttcaggcgactccATTTGAATTCCAGTCGACCTcatatggggtcccgaccccagtgttgaaaaacagcCGCATGCAATAGCTTCCGGCCAGAGCCCTGTGCTGTAGTTGTGTTTACAGCTAATTAATGTCCGACTGTACTGCTACTGCCTGCCCAGTCTCCAAATGTAATTAATGggagccagcagccagccagacACGTGCATGCTGTGGTCTGAGGACATGCTGATGATCATGTCCAGTCCATCCCTGCTGCTTGTGGCCTCTTGTCTGCATGTCGCCAcgcctccgtagagaaaacagtgaagttttCTGGCTTTTAACATTGGCCAGGGGTGGAGAGGGAACCTACCTGACCTAGGCAGAGCAATGTTTTGGGGcgatttgaattgtgcttttgcgagatgttgaaTAAAATCATGAATGACCTTGAGCCTTAAAATCATGAGGCTACAAGCCAATAGGACATGAAGGGAGGAACTATATTGACTTGTACCCTGACACTTTGCTcacgcactctcctctcctctcttcgtctctcccctcttcctcacccactctcccctcctctcttcttctctcccctcttcctcaccccattctccctccttctctcctctccttttctcctctcttcttctctcctctcctctcttcttctccctccttatctcctctcctcttctctctcctctcctctcctctcttatctatcctcctctctcctctcttctcctctcccctcctctcctcccccctccacctcatctcccctctcctctcttctcttctcctctcctctcttatctctcctcctctctcctctcttctcctctcctctcctctcctcacccctcctcctctcctctcctatcctctgctctcctctcctctcccctatcctctcctgtcccctctcctctcgcccctcctcctctcctctcctctcctctcctctcctctcctcttctcccctctcctctcctcttctcccccaccctccccatCCCAGTCGGAGGAGGACCTGAGGCAGCATCGAGCGTGCCCGGTGGCGTGTGCGTCCCAGTCGGGTCAGACTGATGAGGAGAAGGCCAtaagggaggtggtggagggggtgctgtggcagatGGCAGCCGACCGCAAGACCACCGCGCTCAAGCAGCTCCAGGGACACATGTGGAGGGCAGCCTACGCCACAGGGAGAATACAAGGCGAGTaagtgaccaacacacacacacacacacacacacacacacacacacacacacacacacacacacacgtggagcgCAGCCTACGCCACCGGGAGAATACAAGGCGAGTaagtgaccaacacacacacaccgcatgtttatcatacatacatacatacatacatacatacatacatacatacatacatacatacatacatacatacatacatacagtacaggccaaaagtatggactcacctcctcatttaattaattaggggccaagcagcgaagctgctcAGCATTACCcgcagcaatttataggtccccagccccaaccctttAGCGCCACCAGCTAGCCAAAGTTCCAAATACATTTCTGTTTGAAACTTTTGAACTGCTGGGTCAATTTTcaaaaaacttggtatccctgcaATCCTTGGGCAGAGACGAATCCAATGACGtaattttccgcctggatagttttcctgccattttgaatgttttgaaaatcaataaaaacgctattcctccctcaatttttgacttttttttctgaaaatctgtatatctctggactgagcctcaaaAAATGTACGCCTTCAATTTtttatatatgggtggttgacgtttaagggcgtaacgcaaaaaaaaaaaaaaagtttttcaaattcctgaaaaaaatgatggataaaaattggaaaaaaaatagaaaaaaataaagcacttagtggtctgtggaatttcaccttattttttgccatttttgggaaaatgtgtcctgcatcaacacatagcataggcatgtcacaccgcaggaaaatggagtcacaccacagggaattcactgcattatggccattttaatccttttgtatacatgactgacatctgagctcatgctaacttgataatgatattgtgtttaatcttaataacttatgtgttttcattaatgaaaaaacttgttttcctcctataagagcagtcacaccacaggacaccataaaatgaacctaagcattgcgtgacagaaagattgcaatatgaagacatattaagaggttaagagtcaccttaaacttccacagcactctccaataactgaggtactgactggttaggagccagtctttaagacccttgtagttggccttgcagctgcccattcacaaacattgacatacatgtcaccccacaggacgcaatttgtgttacgaaattgaacttgtagttaatattactgtcttgagttttttccacattcacatatcttaatctaaagttaagatttatgcaatcatgccaaatgcttcatacattattcaaaatgttgttggtaaatctatatattattatatattatttcattaatgttacagtcacaccgcaggaaatttgacatataaacctttacataaatcttaacaaaaatgtttcttctcatctaagactaatatgaaacataatgtaccacatcttctatcattgacatttgttttttaaaggaaaataacagttttgtaggtttttaaccaatgttacgaaaaaacaaggcgtcacgtctcccacccatatttTATTGTTTGGTcgagacagccaatcaaaaacggcctaaaagtctccaaacaggaagtgaagtcatatcttgggaacccgtGGTCACAATCTTCTTCAAATTGTCACAGTCATCCTTATCTATCCCATgattcaccaaaaaaaaaatcaggtcgctagctcaaactctctagcgccaccagctggtcaaagttttagctacatttctgcctgtaacttttgaaccacaTGCTCGATTTTTAATCTGGTGGTACTGataaaatccttgggccaagacgaatctaACGCActctatgacatcatatccgccataatagaatgtccgccattttggatttggtgaaaatcaataaaatgctCCTCATCTTTCAAATCTAGTCGGGTTGTCACAAAACGTGATACATGTGATCtctggagcactctgaagagatccccaaaagggttttattacatcttgtaccgtttggccgtgacagccaatcaaattcCTCCTAatagacgccaaacaggaagtgaggtcatatctcagcaacccatagtcagaatcttttgggaattgtcacacacagagtgcatcttaatatgccaccttgcctcctccacttgcgcttgtctcctcgccccgcctcctggcccctcctccgtggagaaaacgataaagtttcccagctgtcagcctagccacaacaacttttgagggactgtttttcattcaccatcccaattgcaaacgagaaaaagactctacaattgagcttttgcaagatattgaaatataatgctgttgtcagtgatgtcatcatgacgagaagcgagtggaggaggcaagtggaggaggcaaggtcccatattaagatgcactcacattcttggctatcccatgactccccacaagaactttcaggtctccagctcacacactagcgccaccagcaggtcacacATCAAATTTtgaggtatatttctgcttgtaaaaattaGCTATGCAtgtctctgacagtctgcctgGTCAGCTCtttccgttgccatggcaacttacGCGGACTTACTGCTTGGCctcgcattgctgcttgcagctgtatttctctttatttttgtggctttttaaagaacataatacattttcagagagggcattatttctgtgcatgaacacatgtataattttttgcttaacaaaaaaatgaaatatatataaaaaataaaaactattatttataaaatatatttaaaaaatgccaaacagtgacgtcaacacagcaaaactgagggccccacatgtttcaacaagcttatttttctgtctattttcaagtaaaaccccagtcattcgagtccattttaatttatacaagcaatacaagacagattttcttgatctgataataggtcacttggtcagcatagctggttatctaggtgaaatagtgatacaaa carries:
- the enoph1 gene encoding enolase-phosphatase E1; the encoded protein is MATVTVPANTSVFLLDIEGTTTPITFVKDILFPYIREHLEEYLSDHWEEDECKQDVHLLKKQSEEDLRQHRACPVACASQSGQTDEEKAIREVVEGVLWQMAADRKTTALKQLQGHMWRAAYATGRIQGEVYPDVVPAIRAWRQRGMKIYIYSSGSVEAQKLLFGYSIEGDLLDLFDGHFDTNVGAKVESQSYVRIAERIGVQPQDIMFLTDVTREAKAAEEAGLSVAVVMRPGNMELTDEERSHYTTVTSFGQIA